One window of Cydia pomonella isolate Wapato2018A chromosome 5, ilCydPomo1, whole genome shotgun sequence genomic DNA carries:
- the LOC133517576 gene encoding beta-lactamase-like protein 2 homolog isoform X3, whose product MASIPPVTTLSNRVIRILGCNPGHMTLQGTNTYLIGTGSNRILLDTGDKDVEEYQRNLANVLKCNKVNIEHIVVTHWHHDHIGGVENLYGTIANHAKIWKHKRSPEDAPDKELPPSIPLQWLSDGQELTVEGATIKIHHTPGHTTDHVIATLLEENVLFSGDCILGEGTAVFEDLYTYMQSLNKILDLRPSVIYPGHGNVVEDPIQKIEFYISHRNQREKQILDALKANAEKQLTEMDLVKIIYTETPEHLWPAAAYNVNHHLTKLTKENKTKCVEVDGESRWQYNGAQDCTCNL is encoded by the exons ATGGCTTCAATACCACCGGTCACTACTCTTTCGAATCGGGTGATTAGGATCCTTGGCTGTAATCCGGGACATATGACGCTACAGGGCACAAATACTTACCTAATTGGTACTGGAAGCAA CCGGATCTTGCTAGACACAGGAGATAAAGATGTAGAAGAGTATCAGAGAAACCTAGCCAATGTCCTGAAGTGTAATAAGGTGAACATAGAGCACATTGTGGTTACTCACTGGCATCATGATCATATTGGGGGAGTGGAGAACTTATATGGGACTATTGCAA atCATGCCAAAATTTGGAAGCACAAAAGATCCCCAGAAGATGCACCTGACAAGGAGCTACCCCCCTCAATACCCCTCCAATGGCTCTCAGACGGCCAAGAACTAACAGTAGAAGGTGCCACAATCAAAATACACCACACACCCGGCCACACAACTGACCATGTAATAGCAACCTTGCTTGAGGAGAATGTGCTGTTTTCTGGGGATTGTATACTTGGTGAGGGCACTGCGGTGTTTGAGGATTTGTATACATACATGCAGAGCTTGAATAAGATACTGGATTTAAGGCCTAGTGTCATTTATCCAGGGCATGGAAATGTTGTTGAG GACCCAATCCAAAAAATAGAATTTTACATATCACACAGAAACCAAAGGGAGAAGCAAATTTTGGACGCACTAAAAGCAAATGCAGAGAAGCAACTTACAGAGATGGAtctagtaaaaataatatacacaGAAACTCCTGAACATTTATGGCCAGCAGCTGCTTACAATGTCAACCATCATTTAACAAAACTCACCAAAGAAAATAAGACTAAGTGTGTGGAGGTTGATGGCGAGAGCAGATGGCAGTACAATGGTGCGCAAGACTGTAcatgtaatttataa
- the LOC133517575 gene encoding NADH dehydrogenase [ubiquinone] flavoprotein 1, mitochondrial-like isoform X2 — protein MARTLSRIIKTTRASLGDTIPFASSNYLSVRFQQTTGKQQGGPLCDSDRIYTNLYGRHDWRLAGALCRGDWYLTKEIILKGPDWIINEMKTSGLRGRGGAGFPTGMKWSFMKKPSDGRPKYLVINADEGEPGTCKDREIIRHDPHKLIEGALLAGAAIGAHAAYIYIRGEFYNEANILQMAIAEAYQAGLIGKNACGSGFDYDVFVHRGAGAYVCGEETALIESIEGKQGKPRLKPPFPADIGLFGCPTTVNNVETISSSPTILRRGGAWYASLGRPRNNGTKLFNISGHVCTPCTVEEEMSIPLRHLIEMHAGGVLGGWDNLLAVIPGGSSCPLLPKHICDTVLMDYDAMVAVNSSFGTAAMIVMNQQTDIVKAIDRLLTFYAHESCGQCTPCREGVGWMKKIIQRMVCGNAALKEIDMLWEMSKQIEGHTICALADGAAWPIQGLIRHFRPELERRINEYACCFGPSKAERCF, from the exons ATGGCTAGAACACTATCAAGAATAATTAAGACTACGAGAGCATCATTAG GAGATACTATCCCTTTCGCGAGCAGCAATTATTTGTCAGTGCGATTCCAGCAGACGACAGGGAAACAACAGGGTGGACCGCTTTGTGACAGCGACAGAATTTATACGAATTTGTATGGCAGGCACGACTGGCGACTTGCAGGTGCCTTATGTCGGGGTGATTGGTACTTGACTAAAGAGATCATCTTAAAGGGCCCTGACTGGATTATTA ATGAAATGAAGACTTCAGGCCTTCGAGGCCGTGGTGGTGCGGGTTTCCCCACTGGCATGAAGTGGTCCTTCATGAAAAAACCATCTGATGGTCGTCCCAAGTACCTCGTCATAAATGCTGATGAGGGTGAGCCTGGCACGTGCAAGGACAGAGAGATTATACGCCATGACCCCCATAAGCTCATTGAAGGGGCCTTGCTCGCTGGTGCTGCTATAGGCGCACATGCTGCCTATATTTATATCAGAGGCGAGTTTTACAATGAAGCTAACATTCTTCAGATGGCGATTGCCGAG GCCTACCAAGCGGGTCTCATTGGTAAGAATGCCTGCGGCTCTGGTTTTGACTACGATGTGTTTGTGCACCGCGGCGCTGGTGCTTATGTCTGTGGCGAGGAGACTGCCCTCATCGAGTCCATAGAGGGCAAACAGGGTAAACCACGGCTGAAGCCACCGTTCCCAGCGGACATTGGTCTTTTCGGATGCCCTACTACAGTGAACAATGTGGAAACTATTTCTTCGTCACCA ACGATCCTCCGACGCGGTGGGGCCTGGTATGCGTCACTCGGTCGACCACGTAACAATGGCACCAAGCTATTTAACATCTCAGGTCACGTGTGCACGCCATGCACCGTCGAGGAGGAGATGAGCATCCCGCTCAGACACTTGATCGAAATGCACGCTGGTGGTGTTTTGGGGGGATGGGATAACCTGTTGGCGGTTATTCCTGGAGGATCATCTTGTCCTCTTTTACCTAAACA CATATGTGATACAGTACTTATGGACTACGACGCCATGGTGGCGGTGAATTCATCTTTCGGCACAGCAGCGATGATAGTTATGAACCAGCAGACTGACATAGTGAAAGCCATTGATCGGCTGCTCACGTTCTATGCACATGAGTCCTGTGGCCAGTGCACGCCTTGCCGCGAGGGTGTGGGCTGGATGAAGAAGATTATCCAAAG AATGGTGTGCGGAAATGCTGCCTTGAAGGAAATCGACATGCTGTGGGAAATGTCTAAGCAGATTGAAG gGCACACGATTTGTGCATTAGCTGACGGCGCTGCATGGCCGATCCAGGGCCTTATCCGCCACTTCAGACCCGAACTGGAGCGCCGTATTAATGAGTATGCCTGTTGCTTTGGCCCAAGCAAAGCTGAGCGCTGCTTTTAA
- the LOC133517575 gene encoding NADH dehydrogenase [ubiquinone] flavoprotein 1, mitochondrial-like isoform X1 produces MARTLSRIIKTTRASLGDTIPFASSNYLSVRFQQTTGKQQGGPLCDSDRIYTNLYGRHDWRLAGALCRGDWYLTKEIILKGPDWIINEMKTSGLRGRGGAGFPTGMKWSFMKKPSDGRPKYLVINADEGEPGTCKDREIIRHDPHKLIEGALLAGAAIGAHAAYIYIRGEFYNEANILQMAIAEAYQAGLIGKNACGSGFDYDVFVHRGAGAYVCGEETALIESIEGKQGKPRLKPPFPADIGLFGCPTTVNNVETISSSPTILRRGGAWYASLGRPRNNGTKLFNISGHVCTPCTVEEEMSIPLRHLIEMHAGGVLGGWDNLLAVIPGGSSCPLLPKHICDTVLMDYDAMVAVNSSFGTAAMIVMNQQTDIVKAIDRLLTFYAHESCGQCTPCREGVGWMKKIIQRMVCGNAALKEIDMLWEMSKQIEGEFHMKLMKKRNKDLIESLNLMGSSSITSYFFLIIGHTICALADGAAWPIQGLIRHFRPELERRINEYACCFGPSKAERCF; encoded by the exons ATGGCTAGAACACTATCAAGAATAATTAAGACTACGAGAGCATCATTAG GAGATACTATCCCTTTCGCGAGCAGCAATTATTTGTCAGTGCGATTCCAGCAGACGACAGGGAAACAACAGGGTGGACCGCTTTGTGACAGCGACAGAATTTATACGAATTTGTATGGCAGGCACGACTGGCGACTTGCAGGTGCCTTATGTCGGGGTGATTGGTACTTGACTAAAGAGATCATCTTAAAGGGCCCTGACTGGATTATTA ATGAAATGAAGACTTCAGGCCTTCGAGGCCGTGGTGGTGCGGGTTTCCCCACTGGCATGAAGTGGTCCTTCATGAAAAAACCATCTGATGGTCGTCCCAAGTACCTCGTCATAAATGCTGATGAGGGTGAGCCTGGCACGTGCAAGGACAGAGAGATTATACGCCATGACCCCCATAAGCTCATTGAAGGGGCCTTGCTCGCTGGTGCTGCTATAGGCGCACATGCTGCCTATATTTATATCAGAGGCGAGTTTTACAATGAAGCTAACATTCTTCAGATGGCGATTGCCGAG GCCTACCAAGCGGGTCTCATTGGTAAGAATGCCTGCGGCTCTGGTTTTGACTACGATGTGTTTGTGCACCGCGGCGCTGGTGCTTATGTCTGTGGCGAGGAGACTGCCCTCATCGAGTCCATAGAGGGCAAACAGGGTAAACCACGGCTGAAGCCACCGTTCCCAGCGGACATTGGTCTTTTCGGATGCCCTACTACAGTGAACAATGTGGAAACTATTTCTTCGTCACCA ACGATCCTCCGACGCGGTGGGGCCTGGTATGCGTCACTCGGTCGACCACGTAACAATGGCACCAAGCTATTTAACATCTCAGGTCACGTGTGCACGCCATGCACCGTCGAGGAGGAGATGAGCATCCCGCTCAGACACTTGATCGAAATGCACGCTGGTGGTGTTTTGGGGGGATGGGATAACCTGTTGGCGGTTATTCCTGGAGGATCATCTTGTCCTCTTTTACCTAAACA CATATGTGATACAGTACTTATGGACTACGACGCCATGGTGGCGGTGAATTCATCTTTCGGCACAGCAGCGATGATAGTTATGAACCAGCAGACTGACATAGTGAAAGCCATTGATCGGCTGCTCACGTTCTATGCACATGAGTCCTGTGGCCAGTGCACGCCTTGCCGCGAGGGTGTGGGCTGGATGAAGAAGATTATCCAAAG AATGGTGTGCGGAAATGCTGCCTTGAAGGAAATCGACATGCTGTGGGAAATGTCTAAGCAGATTGAAGGTGAATTTCACATGAAGCTGATGAAGAAAAGAAATAAGGACTTAATTGAGTCGTTAAACCTCATGGGTAGCTCTAGTATAActagttatttttttcttattataggGCACACGATTTGTGCATTAGCTGACGGCGCTGCATGGCCGATCCAGGGCCTTATCCGCCACTTCAGACCCGAACTGGAGCGCCGTATTAATGAGTATGCCTGTTGCTTTGGCCCAAGCAAAGCTGAGCGCTGCTTTTAA
- the LOC133517576 gene encoding beta-lactamase-like protein 2 homolog isoform X1 translates to MASVASYHFIFLLLYYYWTKYYQFNTNSAKVVTAMASIPPVTTLSNRVIRILGCNPGHMTLQGTNTYLIGTGSNRILLDTGDKDVEEYQRNLANVLKCNKVNIEHIVVTHWHHDHIGGVENLYGTIANHAKIWKHKRSPEDAPDKELPPSIPLQWLSDGQELTVEGATIKIHHTPGHTTDHVIATLLEENVLFSGDCILGEGTAVFEDLYTYMQSLNKILDLRPSVIYPGHGNVVEDPIQKIEFYISHRNQREKQILDALKANAEKQLTEMDLVKIIYTETPEHLWPAAAYNVNHHLTKLTKENKTKCVEVDGESRWQYNGAQDCTCNL, encoded by the exons ATGGCATCCGTAGCATCTTATcactttatatttttacttttgtattattattggaCGAAATATTATCAGTTTAACACTAATTCAG ccAAAGTTGTTACAGCAATGGCTTCAATACCACCGGTCACTACTCTTTCGAATCGGGTGATTAGGATCCTTGGCTGTAATCCGGGACATATGACGCTACAGGGCACAAATACTTACCTAATTGGTACTGGAAGCAA CCGGATCTTGCTAGACACAGGAGATAAAGATGTAGAAGAGTATCAGAGAAACCTAGCCAATGTCCTGAAGTGTAATAAGGTGAACATAGAGCACATTGTGGTTACTCACTGGCATCATGATCATATTGGGGGAGTGGAGAACTTATATGGGACTATTGCAA atCATGCCAAAATTTGGAAGCACAAAAGATCCCCAGAAGATGCACCTGACAAGGAGCTACCCCCCTCAATACCCCTCCAATGGCTCTCAGACGGCCAAGAACTAACAGTAGAAGGTGCCACAATCAAAATACACCACACACCCGGCCACACAACTGACCATGTAATAGCAACCTTGCTTGAGGAGAATGTGCTGTTTTCTGGGGATTGTATACTTGGTGAGGGCACTGCGGTGTTTGAGGATTTGTATACATACATGCAGAGCTTGAATAAGATACTGGATTTAAGGCCTAGTGTCATTTATCCAGGGCATGGAAATGTTGTTGAG GACCCAATCCAAAAAATAGAATTTTACATATCACACAGAAACCAAAGGGAGAAGCAAATTTTGGACGCACTAAAAGCAAATGCAGAGAAGCAACTTACAGAGATGGAtctagtaaaaataatatacacaGAAACTCCTGAACATTTATGGCCAGCAGCTGCTTACAATGTCAACCATCATTTAACAAAACTCACCAAAGAAAATAAGACTAAGTGTGTGGAGGTTGATGGCGAGAGCAGATGGCAGTACAATGGTGCGCAAGACTGTAcatgtaatttataa
- the LOC133517576 gene encoding beta-lactamase-like protein 2 homolog isoform X2, protein MVFLTKVVTAMASIPPVTTLSNRVIRILGCNPGHMTLQGTNTYLIGTGSNRILLDTGDKDVEEYQRNLANVLKCNKVNIEHIVVTHWHHDHIGGVENLYGTIANHAKIWKHKRSPEDAPDKELPPSIPLQWLSDGQELTVEGATIKIHHTPGHTTDHVIATLLEENVLFSGDCILGEGTAVFEDLYTYMQSLNKILDLRPSVIYPGHGNVVEDPIQKIEFYISHRNQREKQILDALKANAEKQLTEMDLVKIIYTETPEHLWPAAAYNVNHHLTKLTKENKTKCVEVDGESRWQYNGAQDCTCNL, encoded by the exons ATGGTGTTCCTTA ccAAAGTTGTTACAGCAATGGCTTCAATACCACCGGTCACTACTCTTTCGAATCGGGTGATTAGGATCCTTGGCTGTAATCCGGGACATATGACGCTACAGGGCACAAATACTTACCTAATTGGTACTGGAAGCAA CCGGATCTTGCTAGACACAGGAGATAAAGATGTAGAAGAGTATCAGAGAAACCTAGCCAATGTCCTGAAGTGTAATAAGGTGAACATAGAGCACATTGTGGTTACTCACTGGCATCATGATCATATTGGGGGAGTGGAGAACTTATATGGGACTATTGCAA atCATGCCAAAATTTGGAAGCACAAAAGATCCCCAGAAGATGCACCTGACAAGGAGCTACCCCCCTCAATACCCCTCCAATGGCTCTCAGACGGCCAAGAACTAACAGTAGAAGGTGCCACAATCAAAATACACCACACACCCGGCCACACAACTGACCATGTAATAGCAACCTTGCTTGAGGAGAATGTGCTGTTTTCTGGGGATTGTATACTTGGTGAGGGCACTGCGGTGTTTGAGGATTTGTATACATACATGCAGAGCTTGAATAAGATACTGGATTTAAGGCCTAGTGTCATTTATCCAGGGCATGGAAATGTTGTTGAG GACCCAATCCAAAAAATAGAATTTTACATATCACACAGAAACCAAAGGGAGAAGCAAATTTTGGACGCACTAAAAGCAAATGCAGAGAAGCAACTTACAGAGATGGAtctagtaaaaataatatacacaGAAACTCCTGAACATTTATGGCCAGCAGCTGCTTACAATGTCAACCATCATTTAACAAAACTCACCAAAGAAAATAAGACTAAGTGTGTGGAGGTTGATGGCGAGAGCAGATGGCAGTACAATGGTGCGCAAGACTGTAcatgtaatttataa